One genomic segment of Bradyrhizobium prioriisuperbiae includes these proteins:
- a CDS encoding crotonase/enoyl-CoA hydratase family protein, with translation MGHATPDTTPGASSPLAIARAGAILTVGLNRPAKRNALNDGTVLALDECFSSIADDVRAVVIHGVGDHFSSGLDLSELSERDVTEGLAHSRMWHRVFDKVQFARVPVIAVLKGAVIGGGLELACAAHIRVAEPSAYYALPEGQRGIFVGGGGSVRLPRLVGVARMADMMLTGRIYNATEGVALGFSQYLTEAGGAFDKAMELAERVTTNAPLTNFAVLQALPMIAEANPQVGLMMESLMATVAQNDKEAKARIRAFLDRKTAKVKPT, from the coding sequence ATGGGACACGCCACGCCAGACACCACTCCCGGCGCCTCGTCGCCCCTCGCCATCGCGCGGGCCGGGGCCATCCTCACCGTCGGCCTGAACCGGCCCGCCAAGCGCAATGCGCTGAACGACGGCACCGTGCTGGCGCTGGATGAGTGCTTTTCCAGCATTGCCGACGATGTCCGTGCCGTGGTCATCCATGGTGTCGGCGACCATTTCTCCTCGGGCCTCGACCTGTCGGAATTGTCGGAACGCGACGTGACCGAAGGCCTGGCGCATTCGCGGATGTGGCACCGGGTGTTCGACAAGGTGCAGTTCGCGCGTGTGCCGGTGATTGCTGTGCTAAAGGGCGCCGTGATCGGCGGCGGGCTCGAACTCGCCTGCGCCGCCCATATCCGTGTCGCCGAGCCCAGCGCCTATTACGCGCTGCCCGAGGGACAGCGCGGCATTTTCGTCGGTGGCGGCGGCTCGGTGCGGCTGCCGCGGCTGGTTGGCGTGGCGCGGATGGCCGACATGATGCTGACGGGCCGTATCTACAACGCGACGGAGGGCGTGGCGCTCGGTTTCTCGCAATACCTCACGGAGGCCGGCGGCGCTTTCGACAAGGCGATGGAATTGGCCGAGCGGGTCACCACCAATGCGCCGCTGACCAATTTCGCGGTGCTGCAGGCGTTGCCGATGATTGCCGAGGCGAACCCGCAGGTCGGGCTGATGATGGAATCGCTGATGGCCACTGTCGCCCAGAACGATAAGGAAGCGAAGGCGCGCATCCGCGCGTTCCTCGACCGCAAGACGGCCAAGGTCAAGCCGACCTGA
- a CDS encoding glycerate kinase, with product MTDHRPLLRSIFDSAVAAAHPDRVLAQHLPAAPKGRVICLAAGKAAAALAAAAEVHYLDRLGLDPARLSGLATTRHGHGVPTRRIKVIEAGHPVPDEAGLKAADETLKLAATATADDLVLVLISGGGSANWVAPVEGVSFAQKQQVNKALLRSGAPIGDMNTVRKHLSRIKGGRLARAAYPAQIITLGISDVPHDDPAVIASGPTVPDATTLADARALIARYNLTVDDAVRRALDDPRNESCKPDDPIFAHTSFKLIGRPRDSIDAAALTAKQAGYEVIDLGADLEGEARTVAADHAEMALKARAEGRRLAILSGGELTVTVTGNGRGGPNQEYALALAAKLATTPNIAAIAADTDGADGGAGSPTDPAGAMIDQTTFDKMRSLGLDPAGYLLNNDATGFFEKTGDLLITGPTLTNVNDVRVILVD from the coding sequence ATGACCGACCATCGCCCCCTGCTCCGTTCGATTTTCGATTCCGCCGTCGCCGCCGCCCATCCGGACCGCGTGCTGGCGCAACATCTGCCCGCTGCTCCAAAGGGCCGCGTGATCTGCCTCGCCGCCGGCAAGGCCGCCGCCGCTTTGGCCGCCGCCGCGGAAGTCCACTATCTCGACCGGCTCGGGCTCGACCCGGCACGGCTGTCGGGCCTCGCCACCACCCGGCATGGCCATGGCGTTCCGACCCGGCGCATCAAGGTGATCGAGGCCGGCCATCCTGTCCCCGACGAGGCCGGCTTGAAAGCCGCCGACGAGACCCTGAAGCTCGCCGCCACCGCGACCGCCGACGACCTGGTGCTGGTGCTGATTTCCGGTGGCGGTTCGGCAAACTGGGTCGCCCCGGTCGAGGGCGTCTCGTTCGCCCAGAAGCAGCAGGTCAACAAGGCGCTGCTGCGCTCAGGCGCGCCGATCGGCGACATGAACACGGTCCGCAAGCATCTCTCCCGCATCAAGGGCGGCCGCCTCGCCCGCGCCGCGTACCCGGCGCAAATCATTACACTCGGCATTTCCGACGTGCCCCATGACGATCCCGCTGTGATCGCGTCCGGGCCGACGGTGCCCGATGCAACGACGCTGGCGGACGCCCGTGCCCTCATTGCGCGCTACAATCTGACCGTCGACGACGCGGTGCGCCGCGCGCTGGATGACCCGCGCAATGAAAGCTGCAAGCCCGACGATCCGATTTTCGCGCACACCAGCTTCAAGCTGATCGGCCGTCCCCGCGACTCCATCGACGCCGCGGCGCTGACCGCGAAGCAGGCCGGCTATGAAGTCATCGACCTCGGCGCCGATCTCGAGGGCGAGGCGCGCACCGTGGCCGCCGACCATGCGGAGATGGCGCTGAAGGCGCGCGCCGAGGGCCGGCGCCTCGCCATCCTGTCCGGCGGCGAGCTCACCGTCACGGTGACGGGCAACGGCCGCGGCGGCCCCAACCAGGAATATGCCTTGGCGCTGGCGGCGAAGCTCGCCACCACCCCGAACATCGCCGCCATCGCGGCCGACACCGATGGCGCCGACGGCGGTGCCGGGTCGCCGACCGATCCGGCCGGCGCCATGATCGACCAGACAACGTTCGACAAGATGCGATCCCTCGGGCTCGATCCGGCCGGCTATCTCCTGAACAACGACGCCACCGGCTTTTTTGAGAAAACCGGGGACCTGCTGATCACCGGCCCGACCCTGACCAACGTCAATGACGTGCGGGTGATTCTGGTCGACTAG
- a CDS encoding ABC transporter substrate-binding protein, producing the protein MSFVTRRLAVLSTAFAVIAASSSGAFAQKKYDTGATDTEIKIGNIMPYSGPASAYGVIGKTEEAYFRKINASGGINGRKINFISYDDAYSPPKAVEQARKLVESDETLIVFNSLGTPSNTAIQKYMNAKKVPQLFVATGATKWNDPKEFPWTMGWQPNYQAETRIYAKYLLKEKPNAKIAVLYQNDDYGKDYLKGLKDGLGAKAASMIIIEEPYEVSEPTIDSHIVKLKSLNADVFVNITTPKFAAQAIKKVGELGWKPLHFLNNVSASIGSVIKPAGFENAQDIISVAYLQDPLDPQWKDDPGMKTFDDFLAKDFPEGNRADASVMVGYNVAQTLVQVLKQCGDNLTRENVMKQAASLKGFRTTNLLPGITINTSPTDFAPIEQVQLQKIKGEKWELFGPVISGETGG; encoded by the coding sequence ATGTCTTTCGTCACCCGACGACTGGCGGTGCTTTCGACCGCTTTTGCCGTGATCGCTGCGAGCAGCAGCGGCGCATTTGCCCAGAAGAAATACGACACCGGCGCCACCGATACCGAAATCAAGATCGGCAACATCATGCCCTACAGCGGACCGGCCTCCGCCTACGGCGTGATCGGGAAAACCGAAGAGGCCTACTTCCGCAAGATCAATGCCTCCGGCGGCATCAACGGCCGCAAGATCAACTTCATTTCCTATGACGATGCCTACAGCCCGCCCAAGGCGGTGGAGCAGGCGCGCAAGCTGGTGGAAAGCGATGAGACCCTCATCGTGTTCAATTCCCTGGGCACGCCGTCGAACACCGCGATCCAGAAATACATGAACGCGAAAAAGGTGCCGCAATTGTTCGTGGCCACCGGCGCGACCAAATGGAACGATCCGAAGGAATTTCCCTGGACCATGGGCTGGCAGCCCAACTACCAGGCCGAGACGCGGATCTACGCAAAATATCTGCTGAAGGAAAAGCCGAACGCCAAGATCGCCGTGCTCTACCAGAATGACGATTACGGCAAGGATTACCTGAAGGGACTGAAGGACGGCCTCGGCGCCAAGGCCGCGTCGATGATCATCATCGAGGAGCCCTATGAAGTGTCCGAGCCGACCATCGACTCGCACATCGTCAAGCTGAAGTCGCTCAATGCCGACGTGTTCGTCAACATCACCACGCCGAAGTTCGCGGCGCAGGCGATCAAGAAGGTCGGCGAGCTCGGATGGAAGCCGCTGCACTTCCTCAACAACGTCAGCGCCTCGATCGGCAGCGTGATCAAGCCGGCCGGCTTCGAGAACGCGCAGGACATCATCTCGGTCGCCTATCTGCAGGATCCGCTCGATCCGCAATGGAAGGACGATCCCGGCATGAAGACCTTCGACGATTTCCTGGCCAAGGATTTCCCCGAGGGCAATCGCGCCGACGCCTCGGTCATGGTCGGCTACAATGTCGCCCAGACCCTGGTGCAGGTGCTGAAGCAGTGCGGCGACAACCTCACGCGCGAGAATGTGATGAAGCAGGCCGCCAGCCTGAAGGGCTTCCGGACCACCAACCTGCTGCCCGGCATCACCATCAACACCAGCCCCACCGACTTTGCACCGATCGAGCAGGTGCAACTGCAGAAGATCAAGGGCGAGAAATGGGAGCTGTTCGGGCCCGTGATCAGCGGTGAGACCGGCGGCTAG
- a CDS encoding branched-chain amino acid ABC transporter permease, with protein sequence MDSTILLFLLQDGITNGAIYALLGLGLVLVFAVTRVILIPQGEFITYGALTYATLSAGKLPGTARLALVMGIIAFCFDLFVARKALRIQSIARSAAINVALPLLILGLAMLVAGRQNGMTVNFLLSLVIVAPIGLYLYRIAYQPIAHASVLVLLIASVGVHLAMQGLGLVFFGAEGLRAPPIADVAFSLGPMRITGQNLAVYGIALVLIVALWLFFGHTLYGKALRATAVNRLGARLVGIRTTLSGQIAFLLAAVIGAVSGILIVPMTTIYYDSGFLIGLKGFVAAIIGGLGSYPVTAIAALVVGCVEALSSFYASDYKEVIVFTLIIPVLMVRSLSSPAVEEEKD encoded by the coding sequence TTGGATAGCACAATTCTGCTGTTCCTGCTTCAGGACGGCATCACCAATGGCGCGATCTACGCCCTGCTCGGCCTGGGGCTGGTGCTGGTGTTCGCGGTCACCCGGGTGATCCTGATCCCGCAGGGCGAATTCATCACCTATGGCGCACTGACCTACGCGACGCTGTCGGCCGGGAAACTGCCGGGCACGGCGCGCCTCGCGCTGGTGATGGGGATCATTGCATTTTGTTTCGACCTGTTCGTCGCCCGCAAAGCACTGCGCATCCAGTCAATCGCCCGCTCGGCTGCGATCAATGTCGCGCTGCCGCTCTTGATCCTCGGCCTAGCCATGCTGGTCGCCGGACGGCAGAACGGCATGACCGTCAATTTCCTGCTGTCGCTGGTCATCGTCGCCCCGATCGGGCTCTATCTCTATCGCATCGCTTACCAGCCGATCGCCCACGCCTCGGTGCTGGTGCTGCTGATCGCATCAGTGGGCGTGCATCTTGCCATGCAGGGCCTGGGGCTGGTGTTCTTCGGTGCCGAGGGCCTGCGGGCGCCCCCGATCGCAGATGTGGCGTTCTCGCTCGGGCCGATGCGGATCACCGGACAGAACCTCGCGGTTTACGGCATCGCACTGGTCCTGATTGTCGCCCTGTGGCTGTTCTTCGGCCACACGCTGTACGGCAAGGCGCTGCGCGCCACCGCGGTCAATCGCCTCGGCGCGCGCCTCGTCGGCATCCGCACCACCCTGTCCGGACAGATCGCCTTCCTGCTGGCCGCGGTGATCGGCGCGGTGTCGGGCATCCTGATCGTGCCGATGACCACGATCTATTACGACAGCGGCTTCCTGATCGGGCTGAAGGGCTTTGTCGCCGCCATCATCGGCGGGCTCGGCAGTTATCCGGTGACCGCGATCGCGGCGCTTGTGGTCGGCTGCGTCGAGGCGTTGTCGTCGTTCTACGCCAGCGACTACAAGGAGGTCATCGTCTTCACTTTGATCATTCCGGTGCTGATGGTGCGTTCGCTATCGTCGCCCGCCGTCGAAGAAGAGAAGGACTGA
- a CDS encoding branched-chain amino acid ABC transporter ATP-binding protein/permease encodes MTQRWPILVFALVMAALPIIPGMPPFWIVLLDNIGLAALVAMGLVLLTGVGGLTSFGQAAFCGFGAYTTAVLTTTYGLSPWLTLPLSLLVSGLAAVLLGLVTVRLSGHYLPLGTIAWGLSLFYLFSKLEFLGRNDGISSIPPLSIGPLKMMSAGSIYYVIWAGVIIAGILTLNLLDSRTGRAIRALRRGHVAAEAFGVQTARAKLLVFIYAAVLAGLSGWLYAHFLRAVNPTPFGAQSGIEYLFIAVVGGAGYVWGAVLGAGIVVILKEILQSYLPFVFGEGQLETIVFGLLLVTLLQVAPTGVWPRLAALWPFTPPRKRPEPAAALPVRSHTETTSATLLQLEGARKQFGGVIAVNDVSFEVQGREIVALIGPNGAGKSTTFNLITGVLGSTGGKISLFGRPIINTTPQDIAKLGVARTFQHVKLVPDMTVLENVAIGTHLRGSAGAIASMLRLDRVDEAKLLAEAARQIERVGLGAQMHQLAGSLALGQQRIVEIARALCVDPILLLLDEPAAGLRHKEKQQLAELLRQLRTEGMSVLLVEHDMGFVMNLADRIVVLDFGTKIAEGTPSVIKSHPDVIKAYLGGVA; translated from the coding sequence ATGACGCAGCGATGGCCCATTCTCGTGTTCGCTTTGGTGATGGCGGCGCTCCCGATCATTCCCGGCATGCCGCCGTTCTGGATCGTGCTGCTGGACAATATCGGCCTTGCCGCTTTGGTGGCGATGGGGCTGGTGCTGCTGACCGGCGTCGGCGGCCTCACGTCTTTCGGCCAGGCCGCCTTCTGCGGCTTCGGCGCCTACACCACCGCGGTGCTGACCACCACCTACGGCCTGTCGCCTTGGCTGACGCTGCCGCTGTCGCTGCTGGTCAGCGGGCTTGCCGCGGTGCTGCTCGGCCTGGTTACGGTGCGGCTGTCCGGCCACTATCTGCCGCTCGGCACCATCGCCTGGGGCCTCAGTCTTTTTTATCTGTTCAGCAAGCTTGAATTCCTGGGACGTAACGACGGCATCTCCAGCATTCCGCCACTGTCGATCGGCCCGCTGAAGATGATGAGCGCCGGATCGATCTATTACGTGATCTGGGCCGGCGTGATCATTGCCGGAATCCTGACGCTGAACCTGCTGGACTCCCGCACCGGGCGCGCCATCCGCGCCCTGCGCCGCGGCCATGTGGCGGCGGAAGCGTTCGGCGTGCAGACCGCGCGCGCGAAACTCCTGGTGTTCATCTATGCCGCGGTGCTGGCCGGGCTCTCGGGCTGGCTCTATGCCCACTTCCTACGCGCGGTGAATCCCACGCCGTTCGGCGCCCAATCCGGCATCGAATATCTGTTCATCGCCGTGGTCGGCGGCGCGGGTTATGTCTGGGGTGCGGTGCTCGGCGCCGGCATTGTGGTGATCCTGAAAGAGATCCTGCAAAGCTACCTGCCTTTCGTCTTCGGCGAAGGTCAGCTGGAAACCATCGTGTTCGGCCTCTTGCTGGTGACGCTGCTGCAGGTCGCCCCGACCGGGGTGTGGCCGCGGCTGGCGGCGCTGTGGCCGTTCACCCCGCCGCGCAAGCGGCCAGAACCCGCCGCGGCGCTGCCGGTGCGCAGCCACACCGAGACGACGAGTGCGACGCTGCTGCAGCTGGAAGGCGCCCGCAAGCAGTTCGGGGGTGTCATCGCTGTCAACGACGTCTCCTTCGAGGTGCAGGGACGGGAGATCGTCGCCCTGATCGGCCCGAACGGCGCCGGCAAGAGCACGACCTTCAACCTGATCACCGGGGTCCTGGGCTCGACGGGGGGAAAGATCTCGCTGTTCGGCCGGCCCATCATCAACACGACGCCGCAGGACATCGCCAAACTCGGCGTCGCCCGCACCTTCCAGCATGTGAAGCTGGTGCCCGACATGACGGTGCTGGAAAACGTCGCGATCGGCACTCATCTGCGCGGCAGTGCCGGCGCGATCGCGAGCATGCTGCGGCTCGATCGCGTGGACGAGGCCAAGCTGCTGGCGGAAGCCGCCCGGCAGATCGAGCGCGTCGGGCTGGGCGCCCAGATGCATCAGCTGGCCGGCAGCCTGGCGCTGGGACAGCAACGCATCGTGGAGATCGCGCGCGCTTTGTGCGTCGATCCGATCCTGCTGCTGCTCGATGAGCCCGCAGCCGGCCTGCGCCATAAAGAAAAGCAACAGCTCGCCGAACTGCTGCGGCAGCTGCGCACCGAGGGCATGTCGGTGCTGCTGGTCGAGCACGACATGGGCTTTGTCATGAACCTCGCCGACCGCATCGTGGTGCTGGATTTCGGCACCAAGATCGCGGAGGGCACCCCGAGCGTGATCAAGTCCCATCCGGATGTCATCAAGGCCTATCTCGGAGGCGTCGCATGA
- a CDS encoding ABC transporter substrate-binding protein has translation MNKLIFSAAAALLALPGLAAPAAAQSNEIVIGITTSTTGPAAALGIPERNAVEFVPTEIGGVKLKVIVLDDAGDPTNATTNARRFITEAKADVIMGSATTPPTVAVSTVANEAGVPHFGLAPMPFTPAREKWSVDMPQPIPIMGKVLYAHMKKNNIKTVGYIGYSDSYGDLWFNDLKAQGGPLGLQLVAEERFARPDTSVTGQVLKLLSANPDAILIGASGTAAALPQSTLRDRGYKGLIYQTHGAASMDFIRIAGKAAEGVIMSSGPVMAPEGQPDTALTKKPGLALNTAYEAKYGPNSRSQFAGHSYDAFEVLKRVIPVALKEAKPGTPEFREAIRKALISEKEIAASQGVYNFTEKDRYGLDDRSRILLTVKDGKYVVLPED, from the coding sequence ATGAATAAATTGATTTTCTCGGCTGCCGCTGCATTGCTGGCCCTGCCGGGACTGGCTGCACCGGCGGCGGCGCAGAGCAACGAGATTGTGATCGGCATCACCACGTCGACCACGGGTCCGGCGGCGGCGCTCGGCATTCCGGAGCGCAATGCGGTCGAGTTCGTGCCGACCGAGATCGGCGGGGTCAAGCTCAAGGTCATCGTGCTCGACGACGCCGGCGATCCCACCAATGCCACCACCAATGCGCGGCGTTTCATCACCGAAGCCAAGGCTGACGTGATTATGGGCTCCGCCACCACGCCGCCGACCGTCGCGGTGTCGACGGTCGCCAATGAAGCGGGCGTGCCGCACTTCGGGCTCGCGCCGATGCCGTTCACACCGGCGCGCGAGAAGTGGTCGGTGGACATGCCGCAGCCGATCCCGATCATGGGCAAGGTGCTGTATGCCCACATGAAGAAGAACAACATCAAGACCGTGGGCTACATCGGCTATTCGGATTCTTATGGCGACCTCTGGTTCAACGACCTGAAGGCGCAGGGTGGTCCGTTGGGCCTTCAACTCGTGGCGGAAGAGCGTTTTGCGCGTCCCGACACGTCGGTCACCGGCCAGGTGCTGAAGCTGCTCTCGGCCAATCCGGATGCGATCCTGATCGGCGCGTCCGGCACGGCCGCTGCGCTGCCGCAGTCCACGCTGCGTGACCGCGGCTACAAGGGGCTGATCTATCAGACCCATGGCGCTGCCAGCATGGATTTCATCCGCATTGCCGGCAAGGCCGCGGAAGGCGTGATCATGTCGTCGGGTCCGGTGATGGCGCCGGAAGGCCAGCCCGACACCGCGCTGACCAAGAAACCGGGCCTCGCGCTCAACACTGCGTATGAAGCCAAGTATGGCCCCAACAGCCGCAGCCAGTTCGCCGGTCACTCCTACGATGCGTTCGAAGTGCTCAAGCGCGTCATTCCGGTGGCGCTGAAAGAAGCGAAGCCCGGCACGCCGGAGTTCCGCGAGGCGATCCGCAAGGCGCTGATCAGCGAGAAGGAAATCGCCGCCAGCCAGGGTGTCTACAACTTCACCGAAAAGGATCGTTACGGCCTCGACGACCGCTCGCGCATCCTGCTGACGGTCAAGGACGGCAAGTATGTCGTCCTGCCGGAGGACTGA
- a CDS encoding feruloyl-CoA synthase has product MSATASRHDPANPTSAPLRPISFGRPAVTIDRRDNGTIYLRPRIALSDYPRRLTDKLHHWTKLTPHRVFMAERDSGGGWREVTYAQLLDSSRAIASALLERRLSADRPLVILSGNSIDHALMAFGAFYAGVPFCPVSPPYSLVSKDYSKLAYVISLLTPGLVFADNASVFADAILANVPGETEVAASRGEIAGRAITPIAELLATPEDVRLDEANAAIGPETIAKFLLTSGSTGKPKAVINTQRMICANQVMLSDTLAFLKDEPPVIIDWLPWNHTFGGNHNIGLTLFNGGSMYLDEGKPTPSGIEQTVRNLREISPTVYFNVPKGYESLLPYFRQDKALRDKFFSRLHAMFFSGAALSAHVWNALDEIAVEATGQRVPMLTGLGATETSPFFMCVTPETSRSGHVGLPVSGNEAKLVPDNGKLEVRARGPNVMPGYWREPAMTAKAFDEEGFYKFGDALKPVDPNNLNAGFDFDGRLTEDFKLGSGTWVSVGPLRARFVATCAPLVRDVIITGLNRDELGALAILDLDGCRDVNPALPTGDLAAAAADPLVREAFRISLAALAEGATGSSTRVTRAVLLDVPLSIDHSEVTDKGSVNQRAVLEFRADLVDQLYGDPASVRAILLGEAS; this is encoded by the coding sequence ATGTCTGCGACTGCTTCGAGGCACGATCCGGCCAATCCCACCAGCGCCCCGTTACGGCCGATTTCGTTCGGCCGGCCCGCGGTAACGATCGACCGCCGCGACAACGGCACCATCTACCTTCGCCCGCGGATCGCGCTGAGCGATTATCCGCGTCGGCTCACCGACAAGCTGCATCATTGGACCAAACTCACGCCGCATCGCGTGTTCATGGCGGAGCGTGACAGCGGTGGCGGCTGGCGCGAAGTCACCTATGCCCAACTTTTGGACTCCAGCCGCGCGATTGCATCGGCACTGCTGGAACGGCGTTTGTCGGCGGACCGGCCGCTGGTCATTCTGTCGGGCAATTCGATCGACCACGCGCTGATGGCGTTTGGCGCGTTCTATGCCGGCGTGCCCTTTTGCCCGGTGTCGCCGCCGTATTCGCTGGTCTCGAAGGATTACAGCAAGCTCGCCTATGTCATCAGCCTGCTAACGCCCGGGCTGGTGTTCGCTGACAACGCCTCGGTGTTTGCCGATGCGATCCTGGCCAATGTACCGGGCGAGACCGAGGTCGCCGCGAGCCGCGGCGAGATCGCAGGCCGCGCCATTACGCCGATTGCTGAATTGTTGGCGACGCCGGAGGACGTGCGGCTGGATGAAGCCAATGCGGCCATCGGGCCGGAAACCATCGCGAAATTCCTGCTGACGTCAGGGTCGACCGGCAAGCCGAAGGCCGTGATCAACACCCAGCGCATGATTTGCGCCAATCAAGTGATGCTCAGCGACACGCTCGCCTTCCTGAAAGACGAGCCGCCGGTCATCATCGACTGGCTGCCCTGGAATCACACCTTCGGCGGCAATCACAATATCGGGCTGACGCTGTTCAACGGCGGCTCGATGTATCTCGACGAGGGCAAGCCGACGCCCTCCGGCATCGAACAGACCGTGCGCAATCTCCGGGAGATCTCGCCCACGGTCTATTTCAACGTGCCCAAGGGGTATGAATCGCTGCTGCCGTATTTCCGCCAGGACAAGGCGCTGCGAGACAAATTCTTCTCAAGGCTGCACGCGATGTTCTTCTCAGGCGCAGCGCTGTCGGCCCATGTCTGGAACGCGCTGGACGAGATCGCGGTCGAGGCGACGGGTCAGCGGGTGCCGATGCTGACCGGGCTTGGCGCGACCGAAACCTCGCCCTTCTTCATGTGCGTGACCCCGGAGACCAGCCGCTCCGGCCATGTCGGGCTTCCGGTGTCCGGCAACGAGGCCAAGCTCGTGCCTGATAACGGCAAGCTGGAAGTCCGCGCCCGCGGACCGAACGTGATGCCGGGCTATTGGCGGGAGCCGGCCATGACGGCAAAGGCGTTCGACGAGGAAGGCTTCTATAAATTCGGCGATGCGCTGAAGCCGGTCGACCCGAACAATCTGAACGCCGGCTTCGATTTCGACGGTCGCCTCACCGAGGACTTCAAGCTCGGCAGCGGCACCTGGGTCAGTGTCGGTCCGCTGCGGGCGCGCTTTGTCGCCACCTGCGCGCCGCTGGTGCGCGACGTGATCATCACCGGATTGAACCGTGACGAACTGGGGGCGCTGGCGATCCTCGATCTCGATGGCTGCCGTGATGTCAATCCGGCGCTTCCCACGGGCGATCTGGCGGCGGCCGCGGCCGACCCCCTGGTTCGCGAGGCATTTCGGATCAGCCTTGCGGCATTAGCCGAGGGTGCGACCGGCTCGTCCACCCGGGTCACCCGCGCCGTCTTGCTGGATGTGCCGCTCTCCATCGACCACAGCGAGGTCACCGACAAGGGCTCCGTCAACCAGCGCGCTGTGCTGGAGTTTCGCGCTGATCTGGTGGACCAGCTTTATGGCGATCCGGCCTCGGTTCGGGCGATTCTGCTCGGCGAGGCCAGCTGA
- a CDS encoding MarR family transcriptional regulator gives MAVSRTAASPGAKPAAIRKTPAPKAAADVEAAPLVLGELSELLGYQFKRAQLRIFEDFIRCVEPLHLTPAQFSVLIMLEKNPGRNQTEIATTLGILRPNFVSMLDALESRELCARVRSTEDRRSHIVQLTDKGRSILARAKRLVATKHEARLNALLGEADRAALLQMLDKLAKF, from the coding sequence ATGGCCGTTTCCAGGACAGCAGCTTCTCCCGGCGCCAAGCCGGCCGCAATTCGCAAGACGCCGGCGCCCAAAGCGGCCGCCGATGTGGAGGCGGCGCCGCTCGTGCTTGGCGAACTGTCCGAGCTGCTCGGCTATCAGTTCAAGCGGGCGCAGCTGCGGATTTTCGAGGACTTCATCCGTTGCGTCGAGCCGCTGCATCTGACGCCGGCGCAATTCTCGGTGCTGATCATGCTGGAGAAGAACCCGGGCCGCAATCAGACCGAAATCGCCACCACGCTCGGCATCCTCAGGCCGAATTTCGTCTCGATGCTGGACGCCCTGGAGAGCCGCGAGTTGTGCGCGCGGGTACGCTCCACCGAGGACCGCCGCTCGCACATCGTGCAACTGACCGACAAGGGCCGCTCCATCCTGGCCCGCGCCAAGCGGCTGGTTGCAACCAAGCATGAAGCCCGGCTCAACGCCTTGCTCGGCGAAGCCGACCGCGCGGCGCTGCTGCAGATGCTGGACAAGCTCGCGAAATTTTAG
- a CDS encoding ABC transporter ATP-binding protein: protein MSAPLLAVSDVHVAYGKVEAVRSVSLDVGTSEIVTIVGANGAGKTTLLNAIIGILPLKGSVAFAAKDIGLLDIEDRVSLGLSLVPERRELFSTMTVEENLQLGAFRNAAATVQSFERVHALFPRLKERRTQLAGTLSGGEQQMLAMGRALMGQPKLLMLDEPSLGLAPRIVADIFKIIAELKSAGVSVLLVEQNAQAALQIADRAYVMELGEFILNGPAKDIAADQRVVASYLGFQHDDASAV from the coding sequence ATGAGTGCGCCATTGCTTGCGGTGTCCGATGTGCATGTGGCCTATGGCAAGGTCGAGGCCGTCCGCTCCGTCTCCCTGGACGTGGGAACGAGCGAGATCGTCACCATCGTCGGCGCCAATGGCGCCGGCAAGACAACGCTGTTGAACGCCATCATAGGCATCCTGCCGCTCAAAGGTAGCGTCGCCTTCGCCGCTAAGGATATCGGACTGCTCGACATCGAGGACCGGGTCTCCCTCGGATTGTCCCTGGTGCCGGAACGCCGCGAGCTGTTCTCGACCATGACCGTGGAGGAAAACCTGCAGCTTGGCGCGTTTCGCAACGCGGCCGCGACAGTACAGTCGTTCGAGCGGGTTCATGCACTGTTTCCGCGGCTGAAGGAGCGCCGCACTCAGTTGGCCGGCACCCTCTCCGGCGGTGAGCAGCAGATGCTGGCGATGGGCCGGGCGCTGATGGGGCAGCCTAAACTGCTGATGCTGGACGAGCCGAGCCTTGGGCTGGCGCCACGCATCGTGGCCGACATTTTCAAGATCATCGCCGAGCTGAAATCAGCCGGCGTCTCGGTGCTGCTGGTCGAGCAGAATGCCCAGGCCGCGCTGCAGATCGCGGACCGCGCCTATGTGATGGAATTGGGTGAATTCATCCTGAACGGCCCGGCGAAGGACATCGCGGCGGACCAGCGCGTGGTGGCGAGTTATCTCGGCTTCCAGCACGACGACGCATCGGCGGTGTGA